A window from Bosea sp. ANAM02 encodes these proteins:
- a CDS encoding crosslink repair DNA glycosylase YcaQ family protein, producing MPPRPRKPIPVTAEQARRIWLHAQRLDRRDPFGAGPEAARAAVEHLGYVQIDTINVIERCHHHILYARIPAYRRADLAHLQSASKSVFEYWTHALAYVPSRDIRYFLPAMKAHREEPKRWSAVGAREETRKLLRRIRKDGALSIRDIEEELIEKAHLWASKKPSKGLLERAFYDGELAISARSGMVKTYELFDRHFQWEKKPTPASERQITAYLLDRALTAQGLVSLDSICHLDAPSKKAVDELIAARVKRKELVPVAVEGAGKTQHWARPAALEPLPAPEETLIHILSPFDPLMIQRKRAKLFLDYAHVFEAYLPKEKRVYGYFGLPVLAGERVVAVLDLKTDRAAGKLLMQQWTWLDDCETPVLKAAIEEELQRFERFQLARDEAVAEPEPEITKMPA from the coding sequence ATGCCTCCGCGCCCACGCAAGCCGATCCCCGTCACCGCCGAACAGGCCCGCCGCATCTGGCTCCATGCCCAGCGGCTCGACCGCCGCGATCCGTTCGGGGCCGGCCCGGAGGCGGCGCGGGCGGCGGTCGAGCATCTCGGCTATGTCCAGATCGATACGATCAACGTGATCGAGCGCTGCCACCACCATATCCTCTATGCCCGCATCCCGGCCTATCGCCGTGCCGATCTCGCCCATCTGCAATCGGCCTCGAAGAGCGTCTTCGAATACTGGACGCACGCGCTGGCCTATGTCCCATCCCGCGACATCCGCTATTTCCTGCCGGCGATGAAGGCGCATCGCGAGGAGCCGAAGCGCTGGTCGGCGGTCGGCGCCCGCGAGGAGACGCGCAAGCTGCTCCGCCGCATCCGCAAGGACGGGGCGCTGTCGATCCGCGACATCGAGGAGGAGCTGATCGAGAAGGCGCATCTCTGGGCCAGCAAGAAGCCGTCGAAGGGCCTGCTGGAACGGGCCTTCTACGATGGCGAACTGGCCATTTCGGCACGCTCCGGGATGGTCAAGACCTATGAACTGTTCGACCGGCATTTCCAGTGGGAGAAGAAGCCGACGCCGGCGAGCGAGCGGCAGATCACCGCCTATCTGCTCGACCGGGCGCTGACGGCGCAGGGGCTGGTCAGTCTCGATTCGATCTGCCATCTCGACGCGCCCTCGAAGAAGGCGGTGGACGAGCTGATCGCTGCCCGCGTCAAGCGCAAGGAGCTGGTTCCGGTTGCCGTCGAGGGCGCCGGCAAGACGCAGCACTGGGCCCGCCCGGCCGCCCTGGAGCCTCTTCCTGCGCCGGAGGAGACGCTGATCCACATCCTCTCGCCCTTCGATCCGCTGATGATCCAGCGCAAGCGGGCCAAACTCTTCCTCGACTATGCCCATGTCTTCGAGGCCTATCTGCCGAAGGAGAAGCGGGTTTACGGCTATTTCGGCCTGCCGGTGCTGGCGGGCGAGCGCGTCGTCGCGGTGCTCGATCTCAAGACAGACCGGGCGGCCGGCAAGCTCCTGATGCAGCAATGGACCTGGCTCGACGATTGCGAGACGCCGGTGCTGAAGGCTGCGATCGAGGAGGAGCTGCAGCGTTTCGAGCGCTTCCAGCTCGCGCGCGACGAGGCGGTCGCGGAGCCTGAGCCGGAGATCACAAAAATGCCGGCTTGA
- a CDS encoding DUF930 domain-containing protein: MAIARPSRFALPAPGLPVAAILHAALLAWLASVAIQTFESVPITEQSVEVELQTPEEFEALTRPKPPPVTAPAPAAPPLPEAPPKPDEPAPSPQPPAPRPQPAPAEADGMVHPPRMLSQQVLANRRSRETVAMLPRLAPDERVEQLCGLEAMGQIHDWQRDFEPDRVTAYALAATRLSGRVLTAEGAAFRSRQHWYELRFACTVSADLKRVTAFAFHVGGPIPRGRWEALGLPAVH, from the coding sequence ATGGCGATCGCACGCCCGTCACGGTTCGCGCTGCCCGCGCCAGGCTTGCCGGTCGCCGCGATCCTGCATGCGGCGCTGCTGGCCTGGCTGGCCTCGGTCGCGATACAGACTTTCGAGAGCGTCCCGATCACCGAGCAAAGCGTCGAGGTCGAATTGCAGACGCCCGAGGAATTCGAGGCGCTGACCCGGCCGAAGCCGCCGCCGGTCACCGCTCCCGCGCCTGCGGCACCGCCCTTGCCCGAGGCTCCTCCCAAGCCGGACGAGCCTGCGCCCTCGCCGCAGCCTCCGGCGCCACGCCCTCAACCGGCCCCTGCCGAAGCAGACGGCATGGTCCATCCGCCGCGCATGCTGTCGCAGCAGGTACTGGCCAATCGGCGCAGTCGCGAGACCGTGGCCATGCTGCCGCGGCTCGCGCCGGACGAACGCGTCGAACAGCTCTGCGGGCTGGAGGCGATGGGCCAGATCCATGACTGGCAGCGCGATTTCGAGCCCGATCGCGTCACCGCCTATGCGCTGGCCGCCACCCGGCTCTCAGGCCGGGTGCTGACGGCGGAGGGTGCGGCTTTCCGCAGCAGGCAGCATTGGTACGAATTGCGCTTCGCCTGCACCGTCTCGGCCGACCTGAAGCGCGTCACAGCCTTCGCCTTCCATGTCGGCGGGCCTATTCCAAGGGGACGCTGGGAGGCGCTCGGCCTGCCGGCCGTCCACTGA
- the mutT gene encoding 8-oxo-dGTP diphosphatase MutT, with the protein MRYPVKLLLVVACALIDADSRVLVTQRPEDKALAGLWEFPGGKLEAGERPEPALIRELSEELGITVKENCLAPLTFASYAYPEFHLLMPLYICRRWQGTAMSREGQALKWVRPGKLRDLAMPPADEPLIPPLIDLLGA; encoded by the coding sequence CTGAGATACCCCGTGAAGCTGCTCCTCGTCGTCGCCTGCGCCCTGATCGATGCCGATAGCCGCGTCCTCGTCACCCAGCGCCCTGAAGACAAGGCGCTGGCAGGCCTTTGGGAATTCCCCGGCGGCAAGCTCGAAGCGGGCGAGCGGCCGGAGCCGGCGCTGATCCGCGAGCTCTCCGAGGAACTCGGCATCACTGTGAAGGAGAACTGCCTCGCGCCGCTGACCTTCGCCAGCTACGCCTATCCCGAATTCCACCTGCTGATGCCGCTCTATATCTGCCGCCGCTGGCAGGGCACGGCCATGTCCCGCGAGGGCCAGGCGCTGAAATGGGTCCGCCCCGGCAAGCTGCGCGATCTCGCCATGCCGCCCGCCGACGAGCCGCTGATCCCGCCGCTGATCGACCTGCTCGGCGCCTGA
- the argJ gene encoding bifunctional glutamate N-acetyltransferase/amino-acid acetyltransferase ArgJ codes for MAGKDVPVSPLAPKRQPKVPPIPGVRFATAEAGIRYKGRQDVWFALLDEGTQVAGVFTRSKCPSAPVDWCRENLAQGSARAVVVNSGNANAFTGLKGRDAVKLTAEIAAKAAGCKPQEVFIASTGVIGEPLDATKFKGVLDACAKRAADGPWIDAARAIMTTDTFPKALTRKARIDGRDVVIAGIAKGAGMIAPDMATMLSFVFTDAPIAAPVLQALLSKGVKGSFNAVTVDSDTSTSDTLMLFATGKAAARGVPAITEINDARLSGFKRALNSILLELAHLVCKDGEGARKFVEVRVTGAASARSAKRVALSIANSPLVKTAIAGEDANWGRVVMAVGKAGEPADRDRLDIGFGDIVVARQGARAPSYDEVAVSDYMKGDNIVITADLGLGRGKATVWTCDLTKAYVEINGDYRS; via the coding sequence ATGGCCGGCAAGGATGTCCCCGTTTCCCCGCTCGCGCCGAAGCGCCAGCCCAAGGTTCCGCCGATTCCGGGCGTGCGCTTCGCCACCGCCGAGGCCGGAATCCGCTACAAGGGCCGCCAGGACGTCTGGTTCGCACTGCTCGACGAGGGCACGCAGGTCGCCGGCGTCTTCACCCGCTCGAAATGCCCCTCTGCCCCGGTCGACTGGTGCCGCGAGAACCTCGCCCAAGGCTCCGCCCGCGCCGTCGTCGTCAATTCCGGCAATGCCAATGCCTTCACCGGCCTCAAAGGCCGTGACGCGGTCAAGCTCACCGCCGAGATCGCCGCCAAGGCGGCTGGATGCAAGCCGCAGGAGGTCTTCATCGCCTCGACCGGCGTGATCGGCGAGCCGCTCGACGCGACCAAGTTCAAGGGCGTGCTCGACGCATGCGCGAAGCGTGCCGCCGACGGCCCCTGGATCGACGCCGCCCGCGCGATCATGACCACCGATACCTTCCCGAAGGCGCTGACCCGCAAGGCCAGGATCGACGGCAGGGACGTCGTCATCGCCGGCATCGCCAAGGGCGCCGGCATGATCGCGCCGGACATGGCGACGATGCTCTCCTTCGTCTTCACCGATGCGCCGATCGCCGCTCCCGTGCTGCAGGCCCTGCTCTCCAAGGGCGTGAAGGGCTCGTTCAACGCGGTCACCGTGGACAGCGACACCTCGACCTCGGACACGCTGATGCTCTTCGCCACCGGCAAGGCCGCTGCCCGCGGCGTGCCGGCGATCACCGAAATCAACGACGCTCGCCTTTCAGGCTTCAAGCGCGCGCTGAATTCGATCCTGCTGGAGCTCGCCCATCTCGTCTGCAAGGACGGCGAAGGCGCCCGCAAGTTCGTCGAGGTGCGCGTCACCGGCGCGGCTTCCGCCCGCTCGGCCAAGCGCGTCGCGCTCTCGATCGCCAACTCGCCGCTGGTCAAGACCGCGATTGCCGGCGAGGACGCCAACTGGGGCCGCGTCGTCATGGCCGTCGGCAAGGCCGGCGAGCCGGCCGATCGCGACAGGCTCGACATCGGCTTCGGCGACATTGTCGTGGCCAGGCAGGGCGCCCGCGCGCCGTCCTATGACGAGGTCGCGGTCTCCGACTACATGAAGGGCGATAATATCGTCATCACCGCCGATCTCGGGCTGGGACGCGGCAAGGCCACGGTCTGGACCTGCGACCTGACCAAGGCCTATGTCGAGATCAATGGCGACTACCGCTCCTGA
- a CDS encoding peptidylprolyl isomerase, with amino-acid sequence MNSARFIAVLGFALLAGPAFAQADKVVAKVDGIAITEKDVQLASEDLGERLAQLPEERKRDEVINYLVDLKLGAKAATEAKIGDTPDFAARLAYYREKVLLDEYLTREGKKAVTSEAAKKLFDDTTKAMTPEEEAHARHILVEDEAQAKAAVERLKKGEDFAKVAAELSKDPGSGKEGGDLGWFTKDRMVPEFAEAAFKLKKGEISEPVKSQFGWHVIKLEDKRSKPLPDFAAVKPQIDQYLERKAQQDIVLSLREKAKVERLDKPATSATPAPDAAKPAESKKN; translated from the coding sequence ATGAACTCAGCCCGTTTCATCGCCGTCCTCGGCTTCGCGCTGCTGGCGGGCCCGGCCTTCGCCCAGGCCGACAAGGTCGTGGCCAAGGTCGACGGCATCGCCATCACCGAGAAGGACGTCCAGCTCGCGAGCGAGGATCTCGGCGAGCGCCTCGCCCAGCTCCCCGAGGAGCGCAAGCGCGACGAGGTGATCAACTATCTCGTCGACCTCAAGCTCGGCGCCAAGGCCGCGACCGAGGCCAAGATCGGCGACACGCCCGATTTCGCCGCCCGCCTCGCCTATTACCGCGAGAAGGTGCTGCTCGACGAATACCTGACCCGCGAGGGCAAGAAGGCCGTCACGTCCGAGGCCGCCAAGAAGCTCTTCGACGACACCACCAAGGCGATGACGCCCGAAGAGGAAGCCCATGCCCGCCACATCCTCGTCGAGGATGAGGCGCAGGCCAAGGCGGCCGTCGAGCGGCTGAAGAAGGGCGAGGATTTCGCCAAGGTCGCGGCCGAGCTGTCCAAGGACCCGGGTTCGGGCAAGGAAGGCGGCGATCTTGGCTGGTTCACCAAGGACCGTATGGTGCCGGAATTCGCCGAGGCCGCCTTCAAGCTGAAAAAGGGCGAGATTTCCGAGCCGGTGAAGAGCCAGTTCGGCTGGCACGTCATCAAGCTGGAGGACAAGCGCTCCAAGCCGCTGCCGGACTTCGCCGCGGTGAAGCCGCAGATCGACCAGTATCTCGAGCGCAAGGCCCAGCAGGACATCGTGCTGTCCCTGCGCGAGAAGGCCAAGGTCGAGCGCCTCGACAAGCCGGCGACGTCCGCCACGCCTGCTCCGGACGCAGCTAAGCCGGCCGAGTCGAAGAAGAACTGA
- the secA gene encoding preprotein translocase subunit SecA — MLGALAKKLFGSSNDRRVKGYQPRVAAINALETEIAALSDEALKARTEEFKKQIAEGKKLDDLLVPAFATVREAAKRVLGQRPYDVQLIGGMVLHEGAIAEMKTGEGKTLVATLPTYLNALEGKGVHVVTVNDYLARRDAEWMAKLYNFLGLTVGIIVHGLDDEERQRAYACDITYGTNNEFGFDYLRDNMKYDVAQMSQRGHHFAIVDEVDSILVDEARTPLIISGPLDDKSELYVAIDKVLPGLVPADYEVDEKQRTVALTEAGNEHIEELLREAGLLTEGDLYDAHNVTLVHHVNQALRAHTLFTRDKDYIVRGDEVVIIDEFTGRMMPGRRYSEGLHQALEAKEHVTVQPENATLASITFQNYFRLYAKLAGMTGTAATEADEFFQIYKLEVVEIPTNVPVARKDEDDEVYRTFEEKVRGVIREIQAAQENGQPVLVGTTSIERSELIAEMLEKAGYKLLDFTDPKALEPIYEAARAGRTTKAFAVLNARFHEQEAYIVAQAGVPGAITIATNMAGRGTDIQLGGNAEMRIAHDLAGMEEGPERDARAAAIRAEVAEFKQRVLKSGGLYIVGTERHESRRIDNQLRGRAGRQGDPGRSKFFLSLQDDLMRIFGSDRMDGMLTKLGLKEDEAIVHPWINKAVEKAQGKVEARNFDIRKNILKYDDVMNDQRKVVFEQRRDFMRQASVRETIDDMRHGVVEDVVARHIPEEAYPEQWDTAGLKQEVIQHLNLDLPVEDWAKEEGIADSEIRERIRKLADEDYAGRIERNTEEVMAYVEKQVLLQSLDHLWREHLVTLDHLRQVIGWRGLAQRDPLQEYKQEAFELFDGLIGHLRQQVTGHLSRIEVRFDQPEDQAPMQVSDGSGSGFGDYGATGVQFAATDADTAVLDRNPEDPESWGKVGRNEPCPCGSGKKFKHCHGQFA; from the coding sequence ATGCTTGGCGCGCTCGCAAAGAAACTCTTCGGCTCGTCGAATGACCGCCGCGTCAAGGGCTATCAGCCTCGCGTCGCCGCGATCAACGCGCTGGAGACAGAGATCGCCGCGCTGAGCGACGAGGCGCTGAAGGCGCGCACCGAGGAGTTCAAGAAGCAGATCGCGGAGGGCAAGAAGCTCGACGATCTGCTGGTGCCGGCCTTCGCGACGGTGCGCGAGGCGGCCAAGCGCGTGCTCGGCCAGCGCCCTTACGACGTTCAGCTCATCGGCGGCATGGTGCTGCACGAGGGCGCCATCGCCGAAATGAAGACCGGCGAAGGCAAGACGCTGGTCGCGACCCTGCCGACCTATCTCAACGCCCTCGAAGGCAAGGGCGTCCATGTCGTCACCGTCAACGATTACCTCGCCCGGCGCGACGCCGAGTGGATGGCGAAGCTCTACAATTTCCTCGGCCTGACCGTCGGCATCATCGTCCATGGCCTCGACGACGAGGAGCGCCAGCGCGCCTATGCCTGCGACATCACCTACGGCACGAACAACGAGTTCGGCTTCGACTATCTCCGCGACAACATGAAATACGACGTCGCGCAGATGAGCCAGCGCGGCCATCATTTCGCGATCGTCGACGAGGTCGACTCGATCCTCGTCGACGAAGCGCGCACGCCGCTGATCATCTCCGGCCCGCTCGACGACAAGTCCGAGCTCTATGTCGCGATCGACAAGGTGCTGCCCGGCCTCGTTCCGGCCGATTACGAGGTCGACGAGAAGCAGCGCACGGTGGCGCTGACCGAGGCCGGCAACGAGCATATCGAGGAATTGCTGCGCGAGGCCGGCCTGCTGACCGAGGGCGATCTCTACGATGCCCACAACGTCACGCTGGTCCACCACGTCAACCAGGCGCTGCGCGCGCATACGCTGTTCACCCGCGACAAGGACTATATCGTCCGCGGCGACGAGGTCGTGATCATCGACGAGTTCACCGGCCGCATGATGCCGGGCCGGCGCTATTCGGAAGGCCTGCACCAGGCGCTGGAAGCCAAGGAGCACGTCACCGTCCAGCCCGAGAACGCGACGCTGGCCTCGATCACCTTCCAGAACTATTTCCGCCTCTACGCCAAGCTCGCCGGCATGACCGGCACGGCGGCGACCGAGGCCGACGAGTTCTTCCAGATCTACAAGCTCGAAGTCGTCGAGATCCCGACCAATGTTCCCGTCGCCCGCAAGGACGAGGATGACGAGGTCTACCGCACCTTCGAGGAGAAGGTGCGCGGCGTCATCCGCGAGATCCAGGCGGCGCAGGAGAACGGCCAGCCGGTGCTGGTCGGCACCACCTCGATCGAGCGCTCGGAGCTGATCGCCGAGATGCTGGAGAAGGCGGGCTACAAGCTGCTCGACTTCACCGACCCGAAGGCGCTGGAGCCGATCTACGAGGCCGCGCGCGCGGGCAGGACGACCAAGGCCTTCGCCGTGCTGAACGCCCGCTTCCACGAGCAGGAAGCCTATATCGTCGCGCAGGCCGGCGTGCCCGGCGCGATCACCATCGCCACCAACATGGCCGGCCGCGGCACCGACATCCAGCTCGGCGGCAATGCCGAGATGCGGATCGCCCACGATCTCGCCGGCATGGAGGAGGGCCCGGAGCGCGACGCCAGGGCCGCCGCCATCCGCGCCGAGGTGGCGGAGTTCAAGCAGCGCGTGCTCAAGTCCGGCGGCCTCTACATCGTCGGCACCGAGCGGCACGAGAGCCGGCGCATCGACAACCAGCTGCGCGGCCGCGCCGGCCGCCAGGGCGACCCCGGCCGCTCCAAGTTCTTCCTGTCGCTGCAGGACGACCTGATGCGCATCTTCGGTTCCGACCGGATGGACGGCATGCTGACCAAGCTCGGCCTCAAGGAGGACGAGGCGATCGTCCATCCCTGGATCAACAAGGCGGTCGAGAAGGCGCAGGGCAAGGTCGAGGCGCGCAATTTCGACATCCGCAAGAACATCCTGAAATACGACGACGTCATGAACGACCAGCGCAAGGTCGTGTTCGAGCAGCGGCGCGACTTCATGCGCCAGGCGAGCGTGCGGGAAACCATCGACGACATGCGCCATGGCGTGGTCGAGGATGTCGTCGCCCGCCACATCCCCGAAGAGGCCTATCCGGAGCAGTGGGATACCGCCGGCCTCAAGCAGGAGGTGATCCAGCATCTCAACCTCGATCTCCCGGTCGAGGACTGGGCCAAGGAAGAGGGCATCGCCGACAGCGAGATCCGCGAGCGCATCCGCAAGCTCGCCGACGAGGACTACGCCGGCCGCATCGAGCGCAACACTGAAGAGGTCATGGCCTATGTCGAGAAGCAGGTGCTGCTCCAGTCTCTCGACCATCTCTGGCGCGAGCATCTGGTCACGCTCGACCATCTGCGCCAGGTCATCGGCTGGCGTGGGCTCGCCCAGCGCGACCCGCTGCAGGAGTACAAGCAGGAGGCCTTCGAGCTGTTCGACGGGCTGATCGGCCATCTGCGCCAGCAGGTCACCGGCCATCTCTCGCGCATCGAGGTGCGTTTCGACCAGCCCGAGGATCAGGCGCCGATGCAGGTGTCGGATGGTTCAGGCTCGGGCTTCGGCGACTATGGCGCGACCGGCGTTCAGTTCGCCGCGACCGATGCGGATACCGCCGTGCTGGACCGAAACCCGGAGGATCCGGAGAGCTGGGGCAAGGTCGGCCGCAACGAGCCCTGCCCCTGCGGCTCGGGCAAGAAGTTCAAGCACTGCCACGGCCAGTTCGCCTGA